In one Nicotiana sylvestris chromosome 8, ASM39365v2, whole genome shotgun sequence genomic region, the following are encoded:
- the LOC138875538 gene encoding uncharacterized protein, with protein MEAVMSNVNGKIWLFFVSIIKWEVMMDTEQQVTIRVYHQDISKHIIMTFVYAKCSSLERLELWDYLYCLASDMELPWLVRGDFNVIFQEEEKIEGLPVYPSEYEAFAFYVEHLVRTGSDHAPLLMSCGKEAMKLLNHSSSITFGSIMRLSKMWIVLQKAQAELKKYLSIEKQYWKQKAGMNWFAEGDRNTRFFPNHVNGKRQKLQLKRIQNSEDDWI; from the exons ATGGAAGCTGTTATGTCAAATGTTAATGGTAAAATCTGGTTGTTCTTTGTTTCTATTATTAAATGGGAAGTAATGATGGATACTGAGCAACAAGTTACTATTAGGGTATATCATCAAGACATTAGTAAGCATATCATCATGACCTTTGTATATGCTAAATGCTCATCACTTGAAAGATTGGAACTATGGGACTATTTGTACTGCTTAGCTAGTGATATGGAGTTGCCTTGGTTAGTTAGAGGTGATTTCAATGTGATTTTTCAGGAAGAAGAAAAGATAGAAGGTCTACCTGTGTATCCATCTGAATATGAAGCTTTTGCCTTCTAT GTTGAGCATCTTGTCAGGACAGGTTCTGATCATGCCCCATTGTTAATGAGTTGTGGGAAAGAGGCTATGAAGTTGTTAAACCATTCAAGTTCCATAACTTTTGGATCAATCATGAGACTTTCAAAGATGTG GATCGTGCTCCAAAAGGCACAAGCTGAATTGAAGAAGTATCTTAGCATTGAGAAGCAGTATTGGAAGCAAAAGGCAGGCATGAACTGGTTTGCTGAAGGCGACAGGAACACAAGGtttttccccaatcatgtcaatggAAAAAGGCAGAAGTTGCAACTAAAGAGAATTCAAAACAGTGAGGATGATTGGATTTAA